The Rhododendron vialii isolate Sample 1 chromosome 6a, ASM3025357v1 genome includes a window with the following:
- the LOC131330757 gene encoding uncharacterized protein At1g76660 isoform X1, with protein sequence MGSEQNRFPQHQEPAPPRRKGWGGCWGGMSCFGSQKGGKRIVPASRIPEANSLGNAPNGPQNVRMTNQASTIAPSLLAPPSSPASFSNSALPSTAQSPSCFLSSLSANSHEEGGPSSTMYATGPYAHETQLVSPPVFSTFTTEPSTAPLTPPPELAHLTTPSSPDVPFAQFLSSAVDLKGTEKTNNYITASNDLQATYSLYPGSPASSFISHVSRTSGDCLSSSFPERDFPPQWDPSIPRPQDTRYLKSESGRLTGLHTSSASKLSQDSNFFCPATFAQFYLDQNPLPHSGGRLSVSKESDVHSSGGGGHQNRQNKTCKQDVEEIEAYRASFGFSADEIITTAQYVEISDVLDDSFSMTPFTANKLHMEESMLPPPTNRGQIAEETHTNFPSPKNHSSELKDVYGVVGREVPASGNNSQGHILRKRPGDVFGRSLAGNHILSDDDDIFSRMGTSKISRKYHQGLSSSDAEIDYRRGRSLRDGKGDFAWQD encoded by the exons ATGGGGTCGGAGCAGAATAGGTTTCCGCAGCATCAGGAGCCAGCACCACCCCGG CGGAAGGGGTGGGGAGGATGCTGGGGTGGAATGTCTTGTTTCGGCTCACAAAAAGGTGGAAAGCGGATTGTACCTGCATCTCGTATTCCAGAGGCCAATTCATTGGGAAATGCACCAAATGGACCTCAAAACGTCAGGATGACCAACCAGGCTTCAACTATAGCACCTTCTCTTCTAGCTCCACCATCCTCACCTGCATCCTTCTCAAATTCCGCCCTTCCTTCGACAGCCCAGTCACCCAGCTGTTTCTTGTCATCATTGTCTGCCAATTCCCATGAGGAGGGGGGTCCGTCATCCACTATGTATGCCACAGGGCCATATGCACATGAGACGCAACTCGTATCTCCTCCTGTTTTCTCAACCTTCACCACCGAGCCATCAACTgctcctctcaccccaccaccaGAGTTGGCTCACCTAACCACTCCGTCCTCTCCCGATGTTCCTTTTGCTCAGTTCCTTTCATCAGCCGTGGATCTTAAAGGCACTGAAAAGACCAACAATTACATCACTGCTTCCAATGATCTTCAAGCAACATATTCCCTTTATCCTGGGAGTCCTGCCAGTAGTTTCATATCGCATGTTTCAAGGACCTCAGGTGACTGCTTATCATCATCTTTTCCTGAGCGTGATTTCCCTCCTCAATGGGATCCTTCAATTCCTAGACCTCAAGACACAAGATACCTAAAGTCCGAGTCAGGCAGGCTTACTGGGCTTCATACATCTAGTGCCTCCAAGTTGTCTCAAGATTCCAATTTTTTCTGCCCAGCTACATTTGCGCAATTCTATCTGGACCAAAATCCCTTACCTCATTCTGGCGGGAGGTTAAGTGTGTCTAAGGAATCAGATGTTCACTCCAGTGGTGGCGGTGGCCATCAGAACAGGCAGAATAAAACTTGCAAACAAGATGTGGAAGAAATAGAAGCGTACAGAGCATCCTTTGGGTTCAGTGCAGATGAAATAATCACTACAGCCCAATATGTGGAGATTTCTGATGTATTGGATGACTCCTTTAGCATGACACCTTTTACTGCCAATAAGCTGCATATGGAAGAAAGTATGTTGCCTCCCCCAACTAATAGAGGACAAATAGCAGAGGAAACACACACGAATTTTCCGAGTCCCAAGAACCACTCATCAGAATTAAAAGATGTTTATGGGGTTGTAGGCAGAGAAGTGCCAGCTTCAGGCAATAATTCTCAAG GCCATATATTACGAAAGCGACCTGGTGATGTCTTTGGGCGAAGTTTAGCTGGTAACCATATCTTGAGCGATGACGATGACATATTTTCTAGGATGGGCACTTCAAAAATTAGCAGGAAATATCATCAAGGGTTATCAAGCTCTGATGCAGAAATTGACTACAGGAGAGGGAGAAGTTTGAGAGACGGCAAAGGAGACTTTGCATGGCAGGACTAG
- the LOC131330757 gene encoding uncharacterized protein At1g76660 isoform X2: protein MKVKGLWQHWQRKGWGGCWGGMSCFGSQKGGKRIVPASRIPEANSLGNAPNGPQNVRMTNQASTIAPSLLAPPSSPASFSNSALPSTAQSPSCFLSSLSANSHEEGGPSSTMYATGPYAHETQLVSPPVFSTFTTEPSTAPLTPPPELAHLTTPSSPDVPFAQFLSSAVDLKGTEKTNNYITASNDLQATYSLYPGSPASSFISHVSRTSGDCLSSSFPERDFPPQWDPSIPRPQDTRYLKSESGRLTGLHTSSASKLSQDSNFFCPATFAQFYLDQNPLPHSGGRLSVSKESDVHSSGGGGHQNRQNKTCKQDVEEIEAYRASFGFSADEIITTAQYVEISDVLDDSFSMTPFTANKLHMEESMLPPPTNRGQIAEETHTNFPSPKNHSSELKDVYGVVGREVPASGNNSQGHILRKRPGDVFGRSLAGNHILSDDDDIFSRMGTSKISRKYHQGLSSSDAEIDYRRGRSLRDGKGDFAWQD from the exons ATGAAAGTTAAAGGTTTGTGGCAGCACTGGCAG CGGAAGGGGTGGGGAGGATGCTGGGGTGGAATGTCTTGTTTCGGCTCACAAAAAGGTGGAAAGCGGATTGTACCTGCATCTCGTATTCCAGAGGCCAATTCATTGGGAAATGCACCAAATGGACCTCAAAACGTCAGGATGACCAACCAGGCTTCAACTATAGCACCTTCTCTTCTAGCTCCACCATCCTCACCTGCATCCTTCTCAAATTCCGCCCTTCCTTCGACAGCCCAGTCACCCAGCTGTTTCTTGTCATCATTGTCTGCCAATTCCCATGAGGAGGGGGGTCCGTCATCCACTATGTATGCCACAGGGCCATATGCACATGAGACGCAACTCGTATCTCCTCCTGTTTTCTCAACCTTCACCACCGAGCCATCAACTgctcctctcaccccaccaccaGAGTTGGCTCACCTAACCACTCCGTCCTCTCCCGATGTTCCTTTTGCTCAGTTCCTTTCATCAGCCGTGGATCTTAAAGGCACTGAAAAGACCAACAATTACATCACTGCTTCCAATGATCTTCAAGCAACATATTCCCTTTATCCTGGGAGTCCTGCCAGTAGTTTCATATCGCATGTTTCAAGGACCTCAGGTGACTGCTTATCATCATCTTTTCCTGAGCGTGATTTCCCTCCTCAATGGGATCCTTCAATTCCTAGACCTCAAGACACAAGATACCTAAAGTCCGAGTCAGGCAGGCTTACTGGGCTTCATACATCTAGTGCCTCCAAGTTGTCTCAAGATTCCAATTTTTTCTGCCCAGCTACATTTGCGCAATTCTATCTGGACCAAAATCCCTTACCTCATTCTGGCGGGAGGTTAAGTGTGTCTAAGGAATCAGATGTTCACTCCAGTGGTGGCGGTGGCCATCAGAACAGGCAGAATAAAACTTGCAAACAAGATGTGGAAGAAATAGAAGCGTACAGAGCATCCTTTGGGTTCAGTGCAGATGAAATAATCACTACAGCCCAATATGTGGAGATTTCTGATGTATTGGATGACTCCTTTAGCATGACACCTTTTACTGCCAATAAGCTGCATATGGAAGAAAGTATGTTGCCTCCCCCAACTAATAGAGGACAAATAGCAGAGGAAACACACACGAATTTTCCGAGTCCCAAGAACCACTCATCAGAATTAAAAGATGTTTATGGGGTTGTAGGCAGAGAAGTGCCAGCTTCAGGCAATAATTCTCAAG GCCATATATTACGAAAGCGACCTGGTGATGTCTTTGGGCGAAGTTTAGCTGGTAACCATATCTTGAGCGATGACGATGACATATTTTCTAGGATGGGCACTTCAAAAATTAGCAGGAAATATCATCAAGGGTTATCAAGCTCTGATGCAGAAATTGACTACAGGAGAGGGAGAAGTTTGAGAGACGGCAAAGGAGACTTTGCATGGCAGGACTAG
- the LOC131330756 gene encoding histone deacetylase 19, protein MEAGGNSLPSGPDGLKRKVFYFYDPEVGNYYYGQGHPMKPHRIRMTHALLAHYGLLQHMHVVKPALARDRDLCRFHADDYVAFLRSITPETQQDQLRQLKRFNVGEDCPVFDGLYSFCQTYAGGSVGGAVKLNHGSDIAINWSGGLHHAKKCEASGFCYVNDIVLAILELLKMHERVLYVDIDIHHGDGVEEAFYTTDRVMTVSFHKFGDYFPGTGDVRDIGYGKGKYYSLNVPLDDGIDDESYQSLFKPIMGKVMEVFKPGAVVLQCGADSLSGDRLGCFNLSIKGHAECVRYMRSFNVPLLLLGGGGYTIRNVARCWCYETGVALGVEIEDKMPQHEYYEYFGPDYTLHVAPSNMENKNSRQLLDEIKIKLLDNLSKLQHAPSVQFQERPPDTEIPEADEDQEDEDDRWGRDSDMDVVDDCKPLSGRVKREYLEPKAMEDQKEVEYARETDTETKASYSGSMLIDEPQIKLEQDNINKSSDQPAEMNS, encoded by the exons ATGGAGGCTGGAGGCAATTCCCTGCCATCTGGGCCTGACGGGTTGAAGAGAAAAGTGTTCTATTTCTATGACCCAGAGGTTGGCAATTATTACTATGGTCAAGGTCACCCAATGAAGCCGCACAGGATTCGGATGACGCATGCTCTTCTAGCTCACTATGGTTTATTGCAGCATATGCATGTTGTAAAGCCTGCTCTTGCTAGAGATAGGGATCTCTGCAGGTTTCATGCTGATGATTATGTTGCATTTCTGAGGAGCATCACTCCAGAAACCCAACAGGATCAGCTCAGGCAACTGAAGAGGTTCAATGTCGGGGAAGACTGCCCTGTTTTTGATGGTTTGTATTCTTTTTGTCAGACTTATGCGGGTGGTTCGGTCGGTGGTGCTGTAAAGTTGAACCATGGTTCCGATATTGCAATAAATTGGTCTGGGGGTCTACATCATGCAAAGAAATGTGAAGCTTCTGGATTCTGTTATGTGAATGATATTGTCTTGGCAATTCTAGAGCTCCTTAAAATGCACGAG CGTGTTTTGTACGTGGACATTGATATTCATCATGGTGATGGTGTAGAGGAGGCGTTTTACACTACAGACAGAGTTATGACAGTTTCCTTCCACAAATTTGGAGATTACTTCCCCGGGACGGGGGATGTACGTGATATTGGATACGGGAAAGGGAAATATTACTCTCTTAATGTCCCACTAGATGACGGTATCGATGATGAGAGCTACCAGTCCTTATTTAAGCCAATAATGGGAAAAGTGATGGAAGTTTTTAAGCCTGGTGCTGTGGTCCTACAGTGTGGTGCAGACTCTTTGTCGGGAGATAGATTAGGCTGCTTCAATCTCTCAATAAAAGGTCATGCAGAGTGTGTAAGGTACATGAGATCTTTCAATGTGCCGTTATTGCTGCTTGGTGGAGGTGGCTATACAATACGCAACGTTGCTCGTTGCTGGTGCTACGAG ACTGGGGTTGCACTTGGGGTTGAGATTGAAGATAAGATGCCACAGCACGAGTATTATGAGTACTTCGGTCCAGATTATACACTTCATGTTGCTCCAAGTAACATGGAAAACAAGAACTCGCGCCAGCTCCTGGACGAAATTAAAATAAAGCTTCTTGATAATCTATCAAAACTTCAGCATGCACCAAGTGTGCAGTTCCAGGAGAGACCACCCGATACTGAGATCCCAGAG GCAGATGAGGATCAAGAAGACGAAGATGATAGATGGGGTCGTGATTCCGATATGGATGTTGTTGATGACTG taaGCCGTTGTCAGGTAGGGTGAAGAGGGAATATCTTGAGCCTAAAGCCATG GAGGATCAAAAAGAAGTGGAATATGCAAGGGAAACAGATACAGAAACAAAG GCTTCTTATTCGGGATCGATGTTAATTGATGAGCCACAGATAAAACTGGAACAAGACAACATAAACAAGTCGTCTGATCAGCCCGCTGAGATGAATTCATGA